One Pseudomonas sp. FP1742 genomic window carries:
- a CDS encoding DNA cytosine methyltransferase: MTTAIDLFAGLGGWSTGARDAGINVIWAANHWPVAVQWHSANHPEAIHICQDLHQADWSKVPAHDIMLASPCCQGHSKARGKKSGNAQHDASRSTAWAVVSAAEFHRPEVVLVENVEEFTDWALYPAWSQAMAALGYMIAPHVVDCADLGVPQHRVRLFLVCTRSKSPLMLELHRRQHVSAASFLDFDSGRWSTIEKPGRAQATLDRVRNGRERFGERFIMPYYGKGSGLTGRDINRPIGTITTLDRWALVRGNEMRMLSANEALAAMSFPADTKRPDNHRLTMHMAGNAVPPLAGQRIIEALQAAA, from the coding sequence ATGACAACAGCAATCGATTTGTTCGCCGGTCTCGGCGGATGGAGTACCGGTGCGCGCGATGCCGGTATCAACGTTATCTGGGCCGCCAATCACTGGCCGGTCGCTGTCCAGTGGCACAGCGCCAACCACCCGGAAGCGATTCATATCTGCCAAGACTTGCATCAAGCGGATTGGTCGAAGGTTCCAGCGCACGACATCATGCTGGCCTCGCCGTGCTGCCAAGGCCACTCAAAGGCGCGCGGCAAAAAGTCGGGTAACGCGCAGCATGATGCATCCAGGTCGACAGCCTGGGCGGTTGTGTCTGCCGCCGAGTTCCATCGGCCGGAAGTGGTGCTGGTCGAAAACGTCGAAGAGTTCACGGACTGGGCCTTGTACCCTGCTTGGTCGCAGGCAATGGCGGCGCTCGGATATATGATCGCGCCGCACGTTGTCGATTGCGCCGACCTTGGCGTGCCGCAGCATCGAGTACGGCTGTTTCTGGTCTGTACTCGGAGCAAGTCTCCGCTGATGCTCGAGCTTCACCGGCGCCAGCATGTGTCTGCCGCCAGCTTCCTTGACTTCGATTCGGGTCGCTGGTCGACAATCGAGAAGCCGGGGCGGGCCCAGGCAACCCTGGACCGCGTGCGCAATGGGCGGGAGCGTTTCGGCGAACGGTTCATCATGCCCTACTACGGCAAAGGCTCCGGTCTGACTGGGCGCGATATCAACCGACCAATTGGCACCATCACCACGCTTGACCGGTGGGCACTCGTCCGTGGCAACGAGATGCGAATGCTCTCGGCGAATGAGGCGCTTGCTGCCATGTCGTTCCCGGCGGATACCAAGCGTCCGGACAATCATCGGTTGACCATGCACATGGCAGGCAACGCAGTACCGCCTCTGGCAGGACAGCGAATCATCGAGGCGCTGCAGGCCGCTGCATAA
- a CDS encoding AlpA family transcriptional regulator: MNAELALLPRFIRAKQAPAYLGMCRAVFDAEVRPHVHEFPIGERGVGFDRKELDDWASAYVEAKSIDKNRAPEQQLPRSERQKGDKSWRENRSQASPKGKVSGISTRKSTENDFTKALELVTGKKQSAT, from the coding sequence ATGAATGCCGAGCTCGCATTGCTCCCCCGCTTCATCCGGGCCAAGCAGGCGCCAGCGTACCTGGGCATGTGTCGCGCAGTGTTTGACGCCGAGGTTCGACCGCACGTCCACGAATTTCCCATCGGCGAGCGCGGTGTCGGGTTCGACCGGAAGGAGTTGGACGACTGGGCCTCGGCATACGTCGAAGCCAAGTCCATTGATAAAAACCGCGCCCCGGAGCAACAATTGCCCCGCAGCGAGCGCCAGAAAGGAGATAAATCATGGCGCGAAAATCGATCACAGGCCTCTCCCAAAGGAAAGGTATCTGGCATATCGACAAGAAAATCAACGGAGAACGACTTTACGAAAGCACTGGAACTGGTGACCGGGAAGAAGCAGAGCGCTACCTGA
- a CDS encoding DUF1566 domain-containing protein, whose translation MKPEMITLKHGDTTIKMPASQLAKLALASTFALVLPPAANVQPIAPTNIPALGAEWPGQGGFNGGLVAARGDVPAHYLIIAKSDIGDHEWGGRGKESGATSKTDGLSNSEVLQSEGSHPAIEAVAAYTAEGHQDFYLPACAELYHCWVNVPELFAKDTWYWSSSQRSATNAFFVVFGGGGQGSNAKGSAARVRPVRRFFI comes from the coding sequence ATGAAACCCGAAATGATCACCCTCAAGCACGGCGATACCACGATCAAGATGCCAGCGTCACAACTTGCCAAACTGGCACTGGCCAGCACGTTTGCCCTGGTCCTGCCTCCGGCGGCAAATGTCCAACCGATCGCACCAACCAACATCCCTGCACTCGGCGCTGAGTGGCCTGGACAAGGTGGCTTCAATGGTGGACTGGTTGCAGCGCGCGGCGATGTCCCGGCGCACTATCTGATCATCGCCAAGAGCGATATCGGCGACCACGAATGGGGCGGACGAGGCAAAGAATCGGGCGCAACAAGCAAGACCGACGGCCTTTCCAACAGTGAGGTGCTCCAGTCTGAAGGCAGTCACCCAGCTATTGAGGCGGTAGCTGCCTACACCGCTGAAGGTCACCAGGACTTCTACCTGCCCGCCTGCGCCGAGCTGTACCACTGCTGGGTGAACGTGCCGGAACTGTTCGCGAAGGACACCTGGTACTGGTCGAGTTCGCAGCGCTCCGCCACCAACGCGTTCTTCGTGGTCTTCGGTGGTGGCGGTCAGGGCAGCAACGCCAAGGGCAGCGCCGCGCGCGTCCGCCCCGTCCGCAGATTCTTTATTTGA
- a CDS encoding HNH endonuclease yields MGDLDEINSLLRYEPDSGTLFWKVDRRYGVMAGDSCTTISNYGYIVLKIRGKQYLAHRVAWLISYGEWPLMEVDHIDGNRTNNSLNNLRMVSRQMNMKNKRKRSDCPGVTGVRWHNNARRWSAHIGDNGKQISKYFTCLLDAVAERYRLEKSIGYTERHGR; encoded by the coding sequence ATGGGTGACCTAGATGAAATAAATTCCCTTCTTAGATACGAACCTGACAGTGGAACTCTTTTTTGGAAGGTTGACAGACGCTATGGCGTAATGGCTGGAGATTCCTGCACGACTATTAGTAACTACGGGTACATCGTTTTAAAAATACGCGGTAAACAGTACTTAGCACACAGAGTTGCATGGTTAATATCATATGGGGAATGGCCATTAATGGAGGTAGACCATATTGATGGAAATCGAACTAATAACTCCTTGAATAATCTCCGCATGGTTTCAAGGCAGATGAATATGAAGAACAAGCGGAAGAGATCAGACTGCCCAGGAGTAACTGGGGTTAGGTGGCATAACAATGCAAGGCGTTGGTCAGCGCATATCGGAGATAATGGAAAGCAAATTTCAAAGTACTTCACTTGCCTTCTTGATGCCGTAGCTGAAAGGTATCGCCTTGAAAAATCAATCGGATACACAGAGAGGCACGGCAGATGA
- a CDS encoding MerR family transcriptional regulator: MLEPSHNDELPVIPGKRYFTIGEVSELCAVKPHVLRYWEQEFPQLNPVKRRGNRRYYQRQDVLMIRQIRALLYDQGFTIGGARLRLSGDEAKDDTTQYKQMIRQMIAELEDVLVVLKK; encoded by the coding sequence ATGCTGGAACCAAGTCATAACGACGAACTACCCGTCATCCCGGGCAAACGCTACTTCACCATCGGTGAAGTCAGCGAGCTGTGTGCGGTAAAACCACATGTGCTGCGCTACTGGGAGCAGGAGTTTCCTCAACTCAACCCCGTCAAACGCCGCGGAAACCGCCGGTATTATCAGCGCCAGGACGTGCTGATGATCCGGCAGATCCGCGCGCTTCTTTACGATCAGGGGTTCACCATCGGCGGCGCACGCTTGCGTTTGTCCGGCGATGAAGCCAAAGACGACACCACCCAATACAAACAAATGATCCGCCAGATGATCGCCGAGCTGGAAGATGTTCTGGTGGTACTCAAGAAATAA
- the pheS gene encoding phenylalanine--tRNA ligase subunit alpha, which translates to MENLDALVSQALEAVQSAEDINALEQIRVHYLGKKGELTQVMKTLGNLPAEERPQVGALINVAKERVTEVLNARKALFEEADLAAKLAAESIDVTLPGRGQTSGGLHPVTRTLERIEQFFTHIGYGIAEGPEVEDDYHNFEALNIPGHHPARSMHDTFYFNANMLLRTHTSPVQVRTMESKQPPIRIVCPGRVYRSDSDITHSPMFHQVEGLLVDRDINFADLKGTIEEFLRVFFEKELAVRFRPSYFPFTEPSAEVDMECVMCSGKGCRVCKQTGWLEVMGCGMVHPNVLRMSGIDPEEFSGFAFGMGVERLAMLRYGVNDLRLFFDNDLRFLAQFR; encoded by the coding sequence ATGGAAAACCTGGATGCGCTCGTCTCTCAAGCACTAGAGGCTGTGCAAAGCGCTGAAGATATCAATGCCCTGGAGCAAATCCGGGTTCACTACCTTGGCAAAAAGGGTGAATTGACTCAGGTGATGAAGACCCTGGGGAATTTGCCGGCAGAAGAGCGTCCGCAAGTCGGCGCGCTGATCAACGTTGCCAAGGAGCGTGTCACAGAGGTTCTCAATGCGCGCAAGGCATTGTTCGAGGAGGCCGATCTTGCGGCTAAGCTCGCCGCCGAATCCATTGACGTGACCCTGCCTGGCCGCGGCCAGACCTCAGGCGGTCTGCATCCGGTAACCCGGACTCTGGAACGTATCGAGCAGTTCTTCACCCACATCGGCTACGGCATCGCCGAAGGCCCCGAGGTCGAAGACGATTACCACAACTTTGAAGCGCTCAACATCCCAGGCCATCACCCGGCCCGGTCGATGCATGACACCTTCTATTTCAATGCCAACATGTTGCTGCGCACCCATACCTCGCCGGTACAGGTCCGCACCATGGAATCGAAACAGCCGCCGATCCGCATCGTCTGCCCAGGCCGTGTGTACCGCAGCGACTCCGATATCACCCACTCGCCGATGTTCCACCAGGTCGAAGGCCTGCTGGTCGACCGCGATATCAACTTCGCCGACCTGAAAGGCACTATCGAAGAGTTCCTGCGCGTGTTCTTCGAAAAAGAACTGGCCGTGCGTTTCCGCCCTTCGTATTTCCCGTTCACCGAGCCATCCGCTGAAGTCGACATGGAATGCGTGATGTGCAGCGGTAAAGGCTGCCGGGTCTGCAAGCAGACTGGCTGGCTGGAAGTCATGGGCTGCGGCATGGTTCACCCGAACGTGCTGCGTATGTCCGGGATCGACCCGGAAGAGTTTTCGGGCTTTGCCTTCGGCATGGGCGTTGAGCGTCTGGCCATGCTGCGTTACGGCGTGAACGACTTGCGTCTGTTCTTCGACAACGACTTGCGGTTCCTCGCGCAATTTCGCTAG
- a CDS encoding DUF1566 domain-containing protein, with protein MSAAEQVAPAATLPEIGQALGGGFFAGITRDPDTGKRYLNITAGAAHELVGAWGEYGVKIEGADSFTNSRANTEAMAAAGSELAQKVMALDIGGHTDWAIPARDVQELQYRHFKPTTETNWQYGRSGDNPNSEPVGLLHTEESPAQTTLASFQAGGAEAFKPAWYWSSSQRSANNAFTMHFGGGGQSYDGKDTTARVRPVRSQLID; from the coding sequence ATGTCCGCAGCAGAGCAAGTCGCACCAGCAGCCACCCTCCCGGAAATCGGCCAGGCACTCGGTGGCGGATTCTTCGCCGGCATCACCCGTGATCCGGACACCGGCAAGCGTTACCTGAACATCACCGCCGGCGCCGCGCACGAACTGGTCGGCGCCTGGGGCGAGTACGGCGTGAAGATCGAAGGCGCCGACAGCTTCACCAACAGTCGGGCCAACACCGAAGCCATGGCAGCCGCAGGCAGCGAACTGGCACAGAAGGTTATGGCGCTGGATATCGGTGGCCATACCGACTGGGCGATCCCGGCGCGTGACGTGCAGGAGCTGCAGTACCGCCATTTCAAGCCGACCACCGAAACGAATTGGCAGTACGGCCGCAGCGGGGATAACCCGAACAGCGAGCCTGTCGGGCTGCTGCATACCGAAGAGTCACCGGCTCAGACCACGCTGGCCTCCTTCCAAGCTGGTGGAGCGGAAGCTTTCAAGCCAGCCTGGTACTGGTCATCCTCGCAGCGCTCCGCCAACAACGCTTTCACCATGCACTTCGGTGGTGGCGGTCAGAGCTACGACGGCAAGGACACCACCGCGCGCGTCCGCCCCGTCCGCAGTCAATTGATTGATTAA
- the ihfA gene encoding integration host factor subunit alpha, producing MGALTKAEMAERLYEELGLNKREAKELVELFFEEIRHALEDNEQVKLSGFGNFDLRDKRQRPGRNPKTGEEIPITARRVVTFRPGQKLKARVEAYAGTKS from the coding sequence ATGGGGGCTTTGACGAAAGCTGAGATGGCGGAACGTCTGTACGAAGAGTTGGGCCTGAACAAGCGGGAGGCCAAGGAATTGGTCGAACTGTTTTTCGAAGAAATCAGGCACGCGCTTGAAGACAACGAACAAGTCAAATTGTCCGGTTTCGGCAATTTCGACCTTCGGGACAAACGCCAGCGGCCTGGCCGCAATCCGAAAACGGGAGAAGAAATCCCGATCACGGCTCGCCGTGTGGTCACCTTTCGTCCAGGGCAGAAGTTGAAGGCCCGAGTTGAGGCTTATGCTGGAACCAAGTCATAA
- a CDS encoding tyrosine-type recombinase/integrase, with protein sequence MTGLSQRKGIWHIDKKINGERLYESTGTGDREEAERYLIFRLEQIRQQKVYGVKKVRIWREAATRFLLEFKDQPSIKLSAHHLAQLDPFIGDVPLTHIDDQALLPFIKDRLATKRLENGKVKKGVSNRTVNISIERVVRVLSLCARKWRDDERRPWLDNVPMLTKLEEKKSSRKPYPMSWPEQSILFGELPAHLQTMALFKVNTGTREQEVCKLRWDWEISVPELGTSVFLIPADFGGRHERSGVKNGDERLVVLNSVAKSIIEKQRGLSKEWVFPYNGTAMHRMNDSAWKKARVRAAKLWQEENLRPAHPGYASIRIHDLKHTFGRRLRAAGVTEEDRKALLGHKNGSITSHYSGAELGHLIEAANMVSATDSRGPVLTILKRKQA encoded by the coding sequence ATCACAGGCCTCTCCCAAAGGAAAGGTATCTGGCATATCGACAAGAAAATCAACGGAGAACGACTTTACGAAAGCACTGGAACTGGTGACCGGGAAGAAGCAGAGCGCTACCTGATCTTCAGGCTAGAGCAGATCCGACAACAGAAGGTGTATGGCGTAAAGAAGGTCAGGATCTGGCGGGAGGCGGCGACTCGCTTCCTGCTGGAGTTCAAGGACCAGCCGTCAATCAAGCTTTCGGCGCATCACCTTGCTCAGCTGGACCCATTCATAGGTGACGTGCCGCTGACCCACATTGATGATCAGGCGCTGCTGCCCTTCATCAAAGACAGGTTGGCGACCAAGAGGCTTGAGAATGGCAAGGTAAAGAAAGGTGTCAGCAACCGGACGGTGAATATCTCGATCGAGCGTGTGGTTCGGGTTTTGTCGTTATGTGCCAGGAAGTGGCGAGACGATGAGCGTAGGCCATGGCTGGACAACGTGCCGATGCTCACAAAGCTGGAAGAGAAGAAGTCAAGCCGCAAGCCCTACCCGATGTCATGGCCGGAGCAGTCGATTCTTTTTGGGGAGTTGCCAGCCCATCTGCAAACGATGGCGCTGTTCAAGGTGAACACCGGCACGCGGGAGCAGGAAGTCTGCAAGCTGAGATGGGATTGGGAGATTTCGGTGCCGGAGCTCGGGACCAGCGTATTTCTGATCCCGGCTGATTTTGGCGGCAGACACGAACGGTCTGGGGTGAAGAACGGTGATGAGCGACTGGTTGTGCTCAACAGCGTGGCGAAGTCGATCATTGAGAAGCAGCGCGGCCTGAGTAAGGAGTGGGTTTTCCCTTACAACGGCACCGCGATGCACCGGATGAACGATTCGGCCTGGAAGAAGGCGCGGGTGAGAGCGGCGAAACTCTGGCAGGAGGAAAACCTTCGCCCCGCTCACCCAGGTTATGCATCCATAAGGATCCACGACCTCAAACACACATTTGGCCGTCGGCTACGCGCAGCAGGCGTCACCGAGGAAGACCGCAAGGCACTTCTGGGCCACAAGAACGGCAGCATCACCAGCCACTACTCGGGCGCTGAGCTCGGGCATCTGATTGAAGCTGCGAACATGGTATCAGCAACCGATTCGCGTGGACCGGTCCTGACAATCTTGAAGAGGAAACAGGCGTGA
- a CDS encoding HNH endonuclease signature motif containing protein — MNPIAQQAFDNALAGLSREPKRRTKDRKPWSPDDEARLCALYPDTPMPELIQAFKRPYWSIYNKAYLLGLKRSEAYLASEHACRLRRENNPGTGTRFQKGQTSWNKGLSYVAGGRSAETRFKVGAVNGKAALLLQPIGTERITKDGIRQRKIRDDGPPQRRWKSVHMILWEESNGTVPPGHIVVFRDKNTAHIDIDNLELITRAENMRRNTIHRYPPELKSTIRQLGKLKKAISEASNEK; from the coding sequence ATGAATCCAATTGCGCAACAAGCTTTTGATAACGCGCTGGCCGGTCTTAGTCGTGAGCCCAAGCGGCGCACCAAAGACCGTAAGCCATGGTCGCCAGATGACGAAGCCCGCCTCTGCGCTTTGTACCCGGACACGCCAATGCCTGAGCTCATCCAAGCCTTCAAGCGCCCATACTGGTCGATCTATAACAAGGCGTACCTGCTCGGATTGAAGCGAAGCGAGGCGTATCTGGCCAGCGAACACGCCTGCAGGCTACGCCGAGAAAATAATCCTGGCACCGGCACGCGATTCCAGAAAGGCCAAACCTCATGGAATAAAGGCCTGAGCTATGTAGCCGGCGGGCGCTCAGCGGAAACACGCTTCAAAGTAGGAGCTGTGAACGGAAAAGCCGCCCTCCTGCTGCAGCCAATTGGCACAGAGCGCATCACAAAGGACGGCATTCGCCAGCGCAAGATTCGCGATGATGGCCCACCGCAGCGCCGTTGGAAGTCGGTGCACATGATCCTCTGGGAGGAATCCAACGGCACGGTGCCCCCTGGACACATCGTCGTCTTCCGCGACAAGAACACAGCGCATATCGATATCGACAATCTTGAACTGATCACCCGCGCCGAGAACATGCGTCGCAATACGATCCATCGCTACCCGCCAGAACTCAAATCAACTATTCGCCAACTCGGAAAGCTCAAGAAAGCGATCAGCGAGGCATCCAATGAAAAATAA
- a CDS encoding RNA-directed DNA polymerase — MMAIRTTTTRTTPRASAPSADSNVGPYPFSELVQAYYDCRRSKRNSASALAFEMDLEHNLIGLHDDLIAGTYRPGRSMCFVVTRPKAREVWAAAFRDRVVHHLLYNRVAPRFYASFIADSCACIPGRGTLYAATRLEAKIRSASQNWSKPIFYLKCDLANFFVAIDKEVLRKQLAAKITEPWWLALAEQILMHDPREDYEVRSPAHLFNRVPQHKRLTAQPARLGLPIGNLSSQFFANVYLDALDQFAKHRLGAKHYVRYVDDFVFLHESPQQLNAWLAEVEAFLPSLGAKLNPSKTILQPVDRGVDFVGHVIKPWRRSTRKRSLAQALKRTAAAPAEDLRETANSYFGLLSQASHSERDREKLANVVLKRGHAVNGALTKTYPKK; from the coding sequence ATGATGGCAATCAGAACAACAACGACAAGAACAACACCGCGCGCGTCCGCCCCGTCCGCAGATTCGAATGTTGGTCCCTACCCGTTCAGCGAACTTGTTCAGGCCTATTACGACTGCCGCCGCTCGAAGCGCAACAGCGCCAGTGCATTGGCTTTCGAAATGGACCTGGAGCACAACCTGATCGGTCTACACGACGACCTGATCGCCGGCACCTACCGGCCAGGCCGATCGATGTGCTTCGTGGTCACCCGACCGAAAGCCCGAGAGGTTTGGGCTGCCGCCTTCCGGGACCGCGTCGTCCACCACCTGCTGTACAACCGTGTGGCACCGCGCTTCTACGCCAGCTTCATAGCGGACAGTTGTGCATGCATTCCCGGGCGCGGCACGTTGTACGCCGCCACCCGGCTTGAAGCGAAGATCCGCAGCGCCAGCCAGAACTGGTCGAAGCCGATCTTTTATCTCAAGTGCGACTTGGCCAACTTCTTCGTCGCGATCGACAAAGAGGTTCTGCGCAAGCAGCTGGCCGCCAAGATCACCGAGCCCTGGTGGCTGGCACTCGCCGAACAGATCCTGATGCACGACCCTCGCGAAGACTACGAGGTGCGCAGCCCGGCCCATCTGTTCAACCGGGTGCCGCAGCACAAGCGGCTCACCGCGCAGCCTGCACGCCTCGGCCTGCCGATCGGCAACCTGTCGTCGCAGTTTTTCGCCAACGTGTACCTGGATGCGCTGGACCAGTTCGCCAAGCACCGGCTGGGCGCCAAACATTACGTGCGCTACGTCGATGACTTCGTGTTCCTGCATGAGTCGCCGCAACAGCTCAACGCCTGGCTGGCAGAGGTCGAAGCGTTCCTGCCCAGCCTCGGCGCCAAGCTGAACCCGAGCAAGACCATCCTCCAACCCGTGGACCGCGGCGTCGACTTCGTTGGCCACGTCATCAAGCCGTGGCGGAGATCAACCCGCAAGCGGTCACTGGCCCAGGCATTGAAGAGAACCGCCGCGGCACCTGCCGAGGATCTGCGCGAGACCGCCAACAGTTACTTCGGCCTGCTCAGCCAAGCAAGTCACAGCGAGAGAGACCGGGAGAAGTTGGCCAACGTCGTCCTGAAGCGCGGACATGCCGTCAACGGCGCGCTGACAAAGACCTATCCGAAGAAATAG
- the pheT gene encoding phenylalanine--tRNA ligase subunit beta — protein MKFSEQWLRGWVSPQVSRDELVARLSMAGLEVDSVTPAAGEFSGVVVGEVLSTEQHPDADKLRVCQVSNGAETYQVVCGAPNVRPGLKIPFAMIGAELPGDFKIKKAKLRGVESNGMLCSQAELQIGEGNDGLMELPVDAPVGQDIREYLNLDDASIEVDLTPNRGDCLSLAGLAREVGALYAAPVVRPAIASVPAVHDEVRSIEVLAPNACPRYLGRVIRNVDLSKPTPLWMVERLRRADVRSIDAAVDITNYVMLELGQPLHAFDLAEINGGIRVRMAEEGEKLVLLDGQEVSLRSDTLVIADHTRALAIAGVMGGEHSGVNTATTRDVFLESAFFDQIAVAGKARSYGLHTDASHRYERGVDWKLAREAMERATGLLLEITGGEAGPIVETVSEQHLPSIAPITLRAQRITQMLGMEMDSAEVERLLSALGLTISADGAGQWRVEVPSFRFDISLEVDLIEELARLYGYNRLPVRYPQARLAPQAKAEARSELPELRRLLVARGYQEAITYSFIDPKQFELFNPGVEPLLLANPISNDMAAMRSSLWPGLVKALQHNLNRQQDRVRLFESGLRFVGQLEGLKQEPMLAGVVCGSRLPEGWAQGRDVVDFFDVKADVEAVLGFAGALGAFTFVPGKHPALHPGQTARIERDGRLVGYVGAIHPELSKTLGLDRPVFVFELVLAEVALGKMPKFQELSRFPEVRRDLALLADKDVAAAAVLDVIRENAGEWLTDLRLFDVYQGKGIDPHRKSLAVGLTWQHPSRTLNDDEVNSTTQDILTSLEQRLNATLRK, from the coding sequence ATGAAATTCAGTGAACAATGGCTGCGTGGTTGGGTAAGCCCGCAGGTAAGTCGCGACGAGCTGGTTGCTCGTCTGTCGATGGCCGGTCTTGAGGTCGATAGCGTTACGCCGGCCGCCGGTGAATTCAGTGGCGTGGTGGTGGGCGAGGTGCTGAGCACCGAGCAACACCCGGACGCCGACAAGCTGCGTGTGTGCCAGGTCAGCAATGGCGCGGAAACCTACCAGGTGGTATGCGGTGCGCCAAATGTGCGCCCGGGCCTGAAGATCCCGTTCGCTATGATCGGTGCCGAACTGCCGGGCGACTTCAAAATCAAGAAAGCCAAGCTGCGTGGTGTTGAGTCCAACGGCATGCTGTGCTCTCAGGCCGAGCTGCAAATTGGTGAAGGCAACGACGGCCTGATGGAATTGCCGGTCGATGCGCCGGTCGGTCAGGACATTCGTGAATACCTGAACCTGGACGACGCGAGCATCGAGGTCGACCTGACCCCTAACCGCGGCGACTGCCTGTCCCTGGCCGGTCTGGCCCGCGAAGTCGGTGCGCTTTACGCCGCCCCGGTGGTGCGCCCGGCAATTGCCAGCGTTCCTGCCGTGCACGACGAAGTGCGTTCGATCGAAGTGCTGGCGCCAAACGCTTGCCCGCGTTACCTGGGTCGTGTGATCCGTAACGTTGACCTGTCCAAGCCTACGCCACTGTGGATGGTTGAGCGCCTGCGTCGCGCCGACGTGCGCAGCATCGACGCCGCCGTCGACATCACCAACTACGTGATGCTGGAACTGGGCCAACCGCTGCACGCATTCGATCTCGCCGAAATCAATGGCGGCATCCGCGTGCGCATGGCCGAAGAAGGCGAGAAGCTGGTGCTGCTCGATGGCCAGGAAGTCAGCCTGCGTAGCGATACGCTGGTGATTGCCGACCACACCCGCGCATTGGCAATCGCTGGCGTCATGGGGGGCGAGCACAGCGGCGTCAACACCGCGACCACACGCGATGTATTCCTGGAAAGCGCGTTCTTCGACCAGATTGCCGTCGCTGGCAAGGCCCGTTCCTACGGCCTGCACACCGACGCTTCGCACCGCTACGAGCGTGGCGTGGACTGGAAGCTGGCCCGTGAAGCCATGGAGCGCGCCACCGGCCTGCTGCTGGAGATCACCGGCGGTGAAGCTGGCCCGATCGTCGAAACCGTCAGCGAGCAGCACCTGCCATCGATCGCACCGATCACCCTGCGTGCCCAACGCATCACCCAGATGCTGGGCATGGAAATGGATTCGGCCGAAGTCGAGCGTCTGCTCAGCGCCTTGGGTCTGACCATTTCTGCCGATGGGGCAGGGCAGTGGCGCGTTGAAGTGCCAAGCTTCCGTTTCGATATCAGCCTGGAAGTCGACCTGATCGAAGAGCTGGCCCGTCTGTACGGTTACAACCGTCTGCCGGTTCGCTACCCGCAAGCCCGTCTGGCGCCGCAAGCCAAGGCTGAAGCGCGTAGCGAACTGCCTGAGCTGCGTCGTCTGCTGGTGGCCCGTGGTTATCAGGAAGCGATTACCTACAGCTTCATCGATCCGAAACAATTCGAGTTGTTTAATCCGGGTGTCGAGCCGCTGCTGCTGGCCAACCCGATTTCCAACGACATGGCTGCCATGCGTTCGTCCCTGTGGCCTGGTTTGGTCAAGGCGCTTCAGCACAACCTGAACCGTCAGCAGGATCGCGTCCGCCTGTTCGAAAGCGGCCTGCGTTTCGTCGGTCAGCTGGAAGGCCTGAAGCAAGAGCCGATGCTGGCCGGTGTGGTATGCGGTAGCCGTCTGCCGGAAGGCTGGGCACAAGGTCGCGATGTCGTGGATTTCTTCGATGTCAAAGCCGATGTGGAAGCGGTGTTGGGCTTCGCCGGTGCACTGGGCGCGTTCACGTTCGTGCCGGGCAAACACCCTGCGTTGCACCCGGGTCAAACCGCGCGCATCGAGCGTGATGGTCGCTTGGTCGGCTATGTTGGTGCTATCCACCCTGAATTGTCGAAAACCCTCGGTCTCGACCGTCCGGTCTTCGTATTCGAGCTGGTTCTGGCCGAAGTGGCCTTGGGCAAAATGCCTAAATTCCAGGAGTTATCGCGTTTTCCTGAAGTGCGTCGTGACCTTGCGCTTCTGGCGGACAAAGACGTTGCGGCCGCTGCCGTACTGGACGTAATCCGTGAAAATGCAGGCGAATGGCTGACGGACCTCAGGCTATTTGACGTGTATCAGGGTAAAGGCATTGATCCTCATAGAAAAAGCCTTGCAGTTGGCTTGACCTGGCAGCATCCATCGCGCACTCTTAATGACGATGAGGTGAATTCCACGACGCAAGACATCCTCACCTCGCTCGAACAAAGGTTGAACGCCACGTTAAGGAAGTGA
- a CDS encoding four helix bundle protein, which produces MGMHTELQIYKVSLGLLQMATNLTRNIPRDLKQSLGKRVIDECIDVLMLIARANSTRDKHPHLTLLVEKVQVIEFLMRLFKESRFISVGQHATSIEVTSSIGKQATAWKRSTPTAPAT; this is translated from the coding sequence ATGGGAATGCACACGGAATTGCAGATCTACAAGGTGTCACTGGGCCTACTCCAGATGGCGACGAACCTCACCCGCAACATTCCCCGAGACCTCAAGCAGTCACTCGGGAAGCGCGTTATCGATGAGTGCATCGACGTGCTGATGTTGATTGCCCGGGCCAACTCGACCCGGGACAAGCACCCACATCTGACCCTGCTGGTAGAGAAGGTCCAGGTGATCGAGTTCCTGATGCGACTCTTCAAAGAGAGTCGGTTCATCAGTGTCGGGCAGCATGCCACTTCGATAGAGGTTACTTCCTCGATCGGTAAACAGGCCACTGCCTGGAAACGCTCCACCCCAACCGCGCCCGCCACCTGA